A single window of Paraburkholderia youngii DNA harbors:
- a CDS encoding transposase codes for MDLPADLNALSPEQLRALATQLIARVEDRDREIEEKTREVGEKERELRYRQTRIDQLTHEISILRRHQFGRRSEQLSSDQMNLLDEAIDADLAAIEAELEQLQPQAAAEPLPQQPKRAALPAQLPRTEIRHEPQSTVCQCGCERT; via the coding sequence ATGGACCTGCCCGCCGACCTCAACGCTCTTAGCCCGGAACAGCTGCGTGCGCTCGCCACGCAACTGATTGCGCGCGTCGAAGACAGAGACCGGGAGATTGAAGAGAAGACCCGGGAGGTCGGTGAGAAGGAGCGGGAATTACGCTACCGGCAGACCCGCATCGACCAGTTGACCCACGAGATATCGATTCTCAGACGCCATCAGTTCGGCAGGCGCAGCGAGCAGCTCAGCAGCGATCAGATGAATCTGCTGGATGAGGCGATTGACGCGGATCTCGCCGCCATTGAAGCTGAGCTCGAGCAACTTCAGCCGCAAGCCGCAGCCGAGCCGCTACCCCAGCAACCGAAGCGTGCAGCGCTGCCGGCGCAATTGCCGCGCACAGAGATTCGCCACGAGCCGCAGAGCACCGTATGCCAGTGTGGCTGCGAGCGCACG
- a CDS encoding XRE family transcriptional regulator has product MQSLPAIGAAQHYPVMLRPFIGTGSAYPLENVDSWSGYLSPRTGLFVSDDTAVRSPRRRPRADIRTAKEHLENVRAVLNPAIGDLAVLFDVSRQAVYKWLSEESMPDADKLVRIRTLSQIADAFKAAGVARASSLLKMKAFEDRSLFDILKAGEDSSATVQTLIEEARAMERSYALTGLSNTAAPATADWQSDVSIPGAVEDR; this is encoded by the coding sequence ATGCAATCATTGCCAGCGATTGGCGCTGCGCAGCATTACCCGGTGATGCTGCGGCCGTTCATTGGGACGGGGTCTGCATATCCGCTTGAGAACGTAGACAGTTGGAGCGGGTACCTTTCACCTCGAACAGGGCTCTTTGTCAGCGATGACACGGCGGTGCGGTCGCCGCGCAGGCGCCCGCGCGCGGATATCCGGACGGCGAAGGAACATCTGGAAAATGTCCGCGCAGTGCTGAATCCCGCTATTGGCGATCTTGCGGTTCTCTTCGACGTGTCGCGCCAGGCGGTCTACAAGTGGCTGTCCGAAGAGTCGATGCCGGACGCTGACAAGCTCGTGCGCATCAGGACGTTGAGTCAGATCGCTGACGCGTTCAAGGCGGCAGGAGTCGCGCGTGCGTCGAGTCTCCTGAAAATGAAAGCGTTTGAAGATCGCTCACTGTTCGACATCCTGAAGGCCGGTGAGGACAGTTCGGCGACCGTGCAGACTTTGATTGAAGAGGCTCGGGCAATGGAACGGTCCTATGCACTCACGGGTCTGTCGAATACCGCGGCTCCAGCAACAGCAGACTGGCAATCGGATGTTTCGATTCCAGGTGCTGTCGAGGATCGCTGA
- a CDS encoding TIGR04255 family protein, which translates to MANAPVYYALLQAQFNPIPAMEKYAGEVQDLLRRDGYTLFEEQAIPQLEFVFEANDAPPVPKVGTLKVWRMTTADRTSSFVLSPTFIAFHTTHYDTHRQFLPTGLRGLEHVHKVVGLDHVSRLGLRYLDAVQPREAETVDQYLAGGLCGVQFGAVEQSASSEQVFETQPGVLADRGILVARVHRAVAPLGFPPDVAPHGLVIKDRFAKQEPQRHAVIDTDHFVQGRFPLEFASLASQLEALHRDIRRAFEAIVTPRALKAWS; encoded by the coding sequence ATGGCCAATGCGCCGGTCTACTATGCCTTGCTGCAGGCGCAGTTCAACCCGATCCCGGCGATGGAAAAATACGCTGGGGAAGTGCAGGATCTGCTGCGCCGCGACGGGTATACGCTCTTTGAAGAGCAGGCGATACCGCAACTGGAGTTCGTCTTTGAAGCTAATGACGCACCGCCTGTCCCCAAAGTCGGGACCCTGAAGGTCTGGCGGATGACTACGGCAGACCGTACGTCCAGCTTTGTGCTCAGCCCGACGTTCATCGCCTTTCATACTACCCACTACGACACGCACCGACAGTTTTTGCCAACTGGATTGCGCGGGCTTGAACACGTTCACAAAGTTGTGGGTCTTGATCACGTGAGTCGCCTAGGTCTGCGGTACCTCGATGCTGTGCAGCCGCGCGAGGCAGAGACGGTCGATCAGTATCTTGCAGGCGGCCTGTGCGGCGTGCAGTTTGGCGCGGTTGAGCAATCAGCATCGAGCGAGCAGGTATTCGAGACGCAGCCGGGGGTTTTGGCTGACCGGGGCATCCTTGTGGCGAGGGTGCATCGCGCCGTGGCTCCGCTTGGATTTCCGCCGGACGTGGCACCGCACGGACTCGTGATTAAAGACCGGTTCGCGAAGCAGGAGCCGCAGCGTCATGCGGTCATCGACACGGACCATTTCGTTCAGGGGAGATTTCCGCTTGAATTCGCGTCGCTCGCGAGCCAGCTCGAGGCATTGCACCGAGACATCCGCCGGGCGTTTGAGGCGATCGTTACGCCTCGTGCCCTAAAGGCTTGGTCGTAA
- the tnpB gene encoding IS66 family insertion sequence element accessory protein TnpB (TnpB, as the term is used for proteins encoded by IS66 family insertion elements, is considered an accessory protein, since TnpC, encoded by a neighboring gene, is a DDE family transposase.) — MIRIDQVWLAVDPLDMRAGFDTALGRVITVFGAAHPHHAYLFANRRANRLKVLVHDGIGIWLAARRLNQGQFAWPRAGSEPKQHALTQEQLAGLVVGLPWQRIGADGVIRVV; from the coding sequence ATGATCCGCATCGATCAGGTGTGGCTGGCAGTCGACCCGCTGGACATGCGGGCCGGCTTCGATACGGCGCTGGGTCGGGTGATCACCGTGTTCGGCGCCGCGCATCCGCACCATGCTTACCTTTTTGCCAACCGGCGGGCCAACCGCCTGAAGGTGCTGGTTCACGATGGGATTGGCATCTGGCTGGCTGCGCGACGGCTGAATCAGGGGCAGTTCGCGTGGCCGCGCGCTGGTAGCGAACCAAAGCAACATGCGCTCACGCAGGAACAACTTGCCGGTCTGGTGGTGGGTTTGCCATGGCAGCGCATCGGCGCGGACGGCGTGATCCGTGTCGTTTGA
- the tnpA gene encoding IS66-like element accessory protein TnpA has translation MNTIDEAAAPGRRRRRRYSVEFKAQVVAACQGPGVSLAAIALHHKLNANLLRRWVEQAETNDCVLVARSDLAAPLAAAPAPEFVPLPLETRNTRTAEIRVEVRRADQSITVSWPTSEAAQCAAWLREWLA, from the coding sequence GTGAACACTATTGACGAAGCAGCGGCACCAGGCCGTCGTCGCCGCCGGCGCTACAGCGTCGAGTTCAAGGCTCAGGTTGTGGCAGCTTGCCAGGGGCCCGGGGTGTCGCTCGCGGCGATCGCGTTGCACCACAAGCTGAACGCCAATCTGCTTCGACGTTGGGTCGAGCAGGCCGAAACGAACGATTGCGTGCTCGTGGCGCGTAGCGACCTGGCAGCGCCATTGGCAGCGGCGCCAGCGCCGGAATTTGTACCGCTGCCACTTGAGACGCGAAACACGCGCACAGCTGAGATTCGCGTCGAGGTGCGTCGCGCGGACCAATCGATAACGGTTAGCTGGCCAACCTCAGAGGCAGCGCAGTGCGCTGCCTGGCTGCGCGAGTGGCTTGCATGA